GTTGCCGTGCGCCTCGGAGTCCTGGCGGATTCTACCCTGGTGGCCCAACGGTTAATGCCCACCCAATATGCAGTCTGTGCAAGTCCGGTTTATCTTAAGCGATCGCACTCCTTACAGCAGTCAATGGATTTGGCCAATCACAATTGTTTGCTATTCCCCCTCGCCGGATTTCGCTCGCGGTGGCTGTTGAAGGATCAGACCGGACAGGTCAGCGAGGTGTCAGTCTCTGGACGTACCGTAATTTCAAGTGCGATTGCTTTGCAGCAATGTGCGATCGCGGGGATGGGATTGGCGCTTCTACCCAAGTGGTTAGTGGATGTCGATGTGCAGGCAGGTACCCTTATCAACGTGTTTCCAGACTATGAGGTGACGGCAACAAATTTCAGCACCGCCGCTTGGTTGGTCTATCCGTCCCGTGCCTATATGCCCCTTAAAGTTCGCGCATTCATAAATTTTCTAAAGCAGTCTGTCTCAGGCTAAATGAGCGATAGTCTGCGTATTGTGATACGAAGCTAAATCGGGATAGGGAGAATCCTCACGAATCCCCCCCTCCCACACCACCCATCGTGCGGCTCCGCAATGGGCGGTTCTCAACCTAACTGCTAGACGAATTAGCAGACTTCTCATCGTAACCCTGGGCTTTCATCCAGAGGTCACGAATCGAGATCAATCCCTGCTGTGCTAACCACTCATTGGTCATCCCCGTCTGCGTCGCCAGCGTCCGTGACAACCGCCAATAGCCCTTCCGGCTCAAGCCAGTTGAAAAAGCGTGTTGTCTCGGGGTTCCCAGCTTGAGCAGGTTGCCAATGCGCGTCCTCGGTCTGCGCCACTGTTTCCAATAACACATCCGAATTCGACGCCTTAGCCACCCATCTAACTCGGGAATTGGCCCATACCGCTGGGAAATCCCAAAGTAGCCCATCCAACCCCGCAGGTAGAGGCTGATCCGCTTCAGCCGGTATTCCATCGACACTCGCCACCGCCGCGAAGTCAACCCCCGCAAGCGGTGCTTGAAGTCCTGGAAAGCTCGCTCAGACCAAACAATGCGGATTCCCTGGAACGTAAAGCTCAGGTACTCCAATCGCTCAATCCGACAAACCCGACTTTTCTGCGGATTCACCTTGAGTCTTAGCACCTGGGTCAGATAGCGAGTCACGCTCGCCATCACCCGCTGGCCCGCACGCGGTGTTTTGACCAGAATAACCAGGTCGTCCACATAGCGGGCAAAACGGTGGCCTCGGCGCTTCAACTCCTGGTCGAGGTCATCCAGCAGAATGTTGGCGAGCAACGGCGATAGGGGTGACCCTTGCGGGGTTCCCCACTCCGTTGTCTGAACCACGCCCTCGACCATCACCCCGGCTCGCAGGTATCGACCTATCAAGCCTAGCAAGGTCTTATCCCGCACCTTGCGGGCCACCCTCGCCATCAAAACATCGTGGTTCACGGTGTCGAAGAACTTTTCCAAGTCCAAATCCATCACCCCCCGATATCCTTGCTTGACGTAGTCCTTTACCTGTTTAATCGCGCCGTGGGCACTGCGCTGCGGACGACAACCAAAGCTGAACTCGGAAAACTCCGGGTCAAACATTGGCGTCAGCACTTGTGAGATGGCTTGTTGGATCACCCGGTCTAGGACTGTGGGCACGCCCAACAAGCGCTCGCCCTTCCCCCCTGGCTTGGGGATTACGACCCGTCGCACCGGAGCG
Above is a genomic segment from Nodosilinea sp. E11 containing:
- the ltrA gene encoding group II intron reverse transcriptase/maturase, with translation MLLDDFAAYARLHWAEIRQSLRDGRYRPAPVRRVVIPKPGGKGERLLGVPTVLDRVIQQAISQVLTPMFDPEFSEFSFGCRPQRSAHGAIKQVKDYVKQGYRGVMDLDLEKFFDTVNHDVLMARVARKVRDKTLLGLIGRYLRAGVMVEGVVQTTEWGTPQGSPLSPLLANILLDDLDQELKRRGHRFARYVDDLVILVKTPRAGQRVMASVTRYLTQVLRLKVNPQKSRVCRIERLEYLSFTFQGIRIVWSERAFQDFKHRLRGLTSRRWRVSMEYRLKRISLYLRGWMGYFGISQRYGPIPELDGWLRRRIRMCYWKQWRRPRTRIGNLLKLGTPRQHAFSTGLSRKGYWRLSRTLATQTGMTNEWLAQQGLISIRDLWMKAQGYDEKSANSSSS
- a CDS encoding LysR family transcriptional regulator translates to MDVSALQLFVEVMNQGSFAAVARDRNLDPSSVSRAIAGLEAELGVRLFQRTTRQLSPTEAGTTYFERIEPLLAEMQQAIDIITDVSRKPRGTLRVTASVSFGHHCIVPLLPALAAQYPDLTVDLWLTDTVVDLVADRIDVAVRLGVLADSTLVAQRLMPTQYAVCASPVYLKRSHSLQQSMDLANHNCLLFPLAGFRSRWLLKDQTGQVSEVSVSGRTVISSAIALQQCAIAGMGLALLPKWLVDVDVQAGTLINVFPDYEVTATNFSTAAWLVYPSRAYMPLKVRAFINFLKQSVSG